One part of the Coffea eugenioides isolate CCC68of chromosome 10, Ceug_1.0, whole genome shotgun sequence genome encodes these proteins:
- the LOC113749856 gene encoding LOW QUALITY PROTEIN: filament-like plant protein (The sequence of the model RefSeq protein was modified relative to this genomic sequence to represent the inferred CDS: inserted 2 bases in 1 codon), whose product MEKRKWLWKKKPSERSPGETDSSGSSLSERYSDEQQIEQEEVKDSPNDRTQSPEVTSKVVLADEEVTDTVKNLTAKLSAALVNVSVKEDLVKQHAKVAEEAVAGWEKAENEVTVLKQQLEAAVQQNLALEVRASHLDSALKECVRELRQARDEQEARINDAVAQKTSELESVKIELENQLHQLKTNVEYTLARYPASADPNIQLKLESLEKENSILKFELLSRSEELEIRTIERDLSTQAAETASKQQLESIKKVVKLEAECRRLQTVARKSSSSYDHRSTASSVCAESVTDSQPDSGDRVNTIDNTHKKLEPNEWERNRSDSWASALIAELDQFKNEKELAKDSLASSVEIDMMDDFLEMERLVALPDAQSKFPSLESEPMASKSSAIENSVKPELETMVNRVAELEERLKKIEEEKTELQHALTESEDSLRASRAELHEAESRLEDLQKELCVVNEAKELLEFQLIGMEVEARTLSANVDSLKAEVQKERSSSAKMAMKYQELENELIKKSQEIELQQAANSNSELKIKQEDLAVAADKLAECQQTIASLGKQLQSLATLEDFLTDTSNLPGFSGNKAMVPGSAAEWKARANDAFVPKYESDPSRTPAYTSSLSTNGIEGESPASSSSSTSSANSTSARNRNGFVRLFSRSKSGIXNLKIIKDRYKKNLGREEFCHLEAYVGFFV is encoded by the exons atggaaaaaagaaaatggttgTGGAAGAAAAAACCTTCAGAGAGGAGCCCTGGTGAAACTGATAGCTCGGGATCATCACTTTCAGAGAGATACTCAGATGAGCAGCAG ATTGAGCAGGAGGAAGTGAAGGATTCTCCAAATGATAGGACTCAATCACCAGAAGTCACTTCAAAAGTTGTACTTGCTGATGAAGAAGTTACAGATACTGTTAAGAATCTGACAGCAAAATTATCAGCTGCCCTTGTCAATGTCAGTGTCAAAGAAGACTTAGTCAAGCAGCACGCCAAAGTTGCTGAAGAAGCTGTTGCAG GCTGGGAAAAGGCGGAAAATGAAGTGACAGTTTTAAAGCAACAACTTGAGGCAGCCGTCCAGCAGAACTTGGCTTTGGAAGTTCGGGCGAGTCATCTTGATTCTGCTCTCAAGGAATGTGTCAGGGAATTGAGGCAAGCAAGAGATGAGCAGGAGGCAAGAATTAATGATGCTGTGGCACAAAAAACTAGTGAATTGGAATCTGTTAAAATTGAACTTGAGAACCAGCTACACCAGCTAAAGACTAATGTAGAATATACACTAGCTCGTTATCCTGCATCTGCAGATCCAAACATTCAACTTAAGCTTGAATCTTTGGAGAAAGAAAACTCAATTCTCAAGTTTGAGCTTCTTTCTCGTTCTGAAGAATTAGAAATTAGGACTATTGAGAGGGACTTGAGCACCCAAGCTGCAGAAACAGCTAGCAAGCAGCAACTAGAAAGCATAAAGAAGGTTGTCAAGCTTGAGGCTGAGTGTAGAAGGCTGCAAACTGTTGCTCGCAAATCATCATCAAGTTATGATCACAGGTCTACTGCTTCCTCTGTTTGTGCGGAGTCTGTTACCGACAGTCAACCTGACAGTGGCGACCGTGTCAATACAATAGACAATACTCACAAGAAATTAGAGCCAAATGAGTGGGAGCGAAACCGCTCAGATTCATGGGCGTCAGCTCTCATTGCTGAGCTAGATcaatttaaaaatgaaaaggaatTGGCTAAAGATTCTCTAGCCTCCTCAGTGGAGATtgatatgatggatgattttcttgaaatgGAACGACTTGTTGCATTGCCTGACGCTCAGAGCAAATTTCCTTCACTTGAATCGGAACCCATGGCAAGCAAGTCTAGTGCTATAGAGAACTCGGTAAAACCTGAGCTTGAAACCATGGTAAATAGGGTAGCTGAACTTGAGGAGAGACTGAAGAAGATTGAAGAAGAGAAAACTGAACTACAGCATGCTTTGACTGAAAGTGAGGATTCCCTTAGGGCATCACGAGCAGAACTTCATGAGGCTGAAAGCAGGCTTGAAGATTTGCAGAAAGAGCTTTGTGTTGTGAACGAGGCCAAGGAGTTGCTTGAGTTTCAGCTTATAGGTATGGAAGTAGAAGCACGGACCCTGTCAGCAAATGTTGATTCTTTAAAGGCTGAAGTCCAGAAGGAACGTAGTTCTTCAGCCAAAATGGCAATGAAATATCAGGAGTTAGAGAATGAGCTTATCAAAAAATCGCAAGAAATTGAGCTTCAGCAAGCAGCAAATTCAAACAGCGAGTTAAAAATAAAGCAG GAGGACCTAGCAGTAGCAGCTGATAAACTTGCAGAATGCCAGCAAACAATTGCATCCCTTGGAAAGCAGCTTCAGTCGCTAGCTACGTTGGAAGATTTCTTAACAGACACTTCAAACCTGCCAGGTTTTTCTGGGAACAAAGCAATGGTTCCTGGGTCCGCTGCAGAGTGGAAGGCGCGTGCAAATGATGCATTTGTGCCTAAATATGAATCAGATCCTTCCAGAACACCAGCATATACTTCTAGCCTCTCAACGAATGGGATTGAAGGGGAATCACCagcatcttcatcatcatcaactTCATCTGCTAATAGTACCTCTGCCAGAAACCGTAATGGTTTTGTCCGGCTTTTCTCTCGAAGTAAGAGCGGAAT CAACTTGAAAATCATCAAGGATAGATACAAGAAGAACTTAGGGAGGGAAGAATTTTGCCATTTAGAGGCGTATGTAGGTTTCTTTGTTTAG